From one Gossypium hirsutum isolate 1008001.06 chromosome D08, Gossypium_hirsutum_v2.1, whole genome shotgun sequence genomic stretch:
- the LOC107894217 gene encoding very-long-chain aldehyde decarbonylase CER3 has protein sequence MVAPLSAWSWENFGVFKYLLYGPLAAKVLYSWIYEDSIKDLWCLHILVICALRGLIHQLWNSYSTTLFLTRNRRIKQEGVDFKQIDREWDWDNFLILHALLAYMACLIFPSLDDLPLWNPKGFITLLFLHVTVSEPLYYWAHRYFHEGYLFTHYHSLHHSSSVTHPYTAGHATFLEHLILCVVIGIPMAGSIMMGYGSTSMVYGYVSAFDFLRCLGHSNVEVVPHEVFNKLPFLKYFLYTPTYHSLHHTEMGTNFCLFMPLFDAMGNTLNRNSWHLHKKISSDSAKNGRVPDFVFLAHGVDLTSSMHAPFVFRSFASVPFSTRIFLLPLLPVAFLVMLIMWAWSKTFLISFYNLRGHLHQTWVVPRFGFQYFLPFAMEGINKRIEEAILRADRIGVKVISLAALNKNEALNGGGTLFVEKHPDLKVRVVHGNTLTAAVILNEIPKDVEEVFLTGATSKLGRAIALYLCRRRVRVLMLTLSTERFQKIQREAPADCQNYLVQVTKYQAAQNCKTWIVGKWITPRQQSWAPSGTHFHQFVVPPILAFRRDCTYGDLAAMRLPDDVEGLGSCEYTMERGVVHACHAGGVVHQLEGWTHHEVGAIDVDRIDIVWKAALKHGLRPVSSM, from the exons ATGGTTGCACCTCTGTCAGCTTGGTCCTGGGAGAACTTCGGAGTTTTCAAG TATCTGCTATACGGTCCTTTAGCTGCAAAAGTATTGTATTCATGGATCTATGAGGATTCCATTAAGGATCTGTGGTGTCTTCATATACTCGTTATTTGTGCTTTGAGAGGATTAATTCATCAGCTATGGAACTCTTACAGTACCACGCTTTTCCTAACTCGAAATCGCCGGATTAAGCAGGAAGGAGTTGATTTCAAGCAGATTGACAGAGAATGGGACtg GGATAATTTCCTAATCCTTCACGCACTGTTGGCTTACATGGCCTGCTTGATCTTTCCATCCTTGGATGATCTTCCACTCTGGAACCCAAAAGGATTTATTACTTTACTGTTTCTACATGTCACCGTTTCGGAACCCTTATATTACTGGGCGCATAGGTATTTCCATGAAGGCTACCTTTTCACCCATTATCATTCACTTCACCATTCATCTTCTGTAACCCATCCCTATACAG CTGGGCATGCAACTTTTCTAGAGCACCTTATATTATGTGTAGTGATTGGAATTCCGATGGCGGGTTCTATTATGATGGGGTATGGATCAACAAGCATGGTTTATGGTTATGTTTCGGCCTTTGATTTTCTCAGATGCTTGGGGCATTCCAATGTTGAGGTTGTTCCCCATGAAGTTTTCAACAAGCtacctttcctcaaatatttcctCTATACCCCCAC GTACCATAGCCTGCACCACACAGAGATGGGGACCAACTTCTGTCTCTTCATGCCGCTGTTTGACGCTATGGGGAATACGCTTAACCGCAACTCCTGGCATCTACACAAGAAAATTAGTTCAGATTCAG CAAAGAATGGGAGGGTGCCAGATTTTGTGTTCCTAGCACATGGGGTGGACTTAACCTCATCGATGCATGCCCCATTCGTTTTCAGATCATTCGCATCCGTACCATTCTCCACCAGGATCTTTCTTCTGCCTTTGTTGCCTGTGGCGTTTTTGGTTATGTTAATAATGTGGGCTTGGTCTAAGACCTTCCTCATCAGTTTCTACAATCTTAGAGGCCATTTGCACCAGACATGGGTTGTTCCTAGATTCGGCTTTCAG TatttcttaccatttgcaatGGAGGGCATCAATAAGCGCATAGAGGAGGCCATTCTAAGGGCTGATAGGATAGGGGTGAAGGTCATCAGCCTTGCTGCATTAAATAAG AACGAGGCTCTGAATGGAGGAGGAACACTGTTTGTTGAAAAGCATCCGGACCTAAAAGTCAGAGTTGTCCATGGTAACACCTTGACGGCTGCTGTTATTCTAAACGAAATTCCCAAGGACGTGGAAGAAGTGTTTTTAACAGGAGCTACTTCCAAGCTCGGCAGAGCTATTGCCCTTTACCTTTGTCGAAGGAGAGTACGCGTCCTT ATGTTGACTTTATCAACCGAGAGGTTTCAAAAAATACAAAGGGAAGCCCCTGCGGATTGCCAGAATTACCTCGTCCAGGTCACCAAGTACCAGGCTGCTCAAAATTGTAAG ACATGGATCGTGGGCAAGTGGATAACACCAAGGCAGCAAAGTTGGGCTCCATCGGGAACACACTTTCATCAATTTGTGGTGCCACCTATCTTGGCCTTCAGAAGAGACTGCACTTACGGTGATCTGGCTGCCATGAGATTGCCTGATGATGTTGAAGGCCTTGGAAGTTGTGAG TACACCATGGAAAGAGGAGTAGTGCACGCATGCCATGCAGGGGGCGTGGTTCATCAGCTAGAAGGCTGGACCCATCACGAAGTTGGGGCAATTGATGTCGATAGAATCGATATTGTCTGGAAAGCTGCTCTCAAGCATGGTTTAAGGCCAGTGTCAAGCATGTAA